CTGCGCTACGGAACCCGCGCGGCAGCGGTATTGGGAGGGTTGTGGATCGCGCTCGGGGCGATCTCCCTTGCCTGGATCGACCCGTCCACGCCTACGTGGGTGCTCGTCCTGATCATGTTCTTGACCGGTTTGGGCTTCGGGTTGACCACGACGACCTTCACCGTCGTCATCCAGTCCTCCGTCGAAATCCACATGCGCGGCGCAGCCGGATCGGCCAACACGTTTCTGCGCGCGCTCGGCCAGACGCTGGGCGTCGCGGTGCTCGGCACGGTGCTGAACCAATACGTGGCCGGCGGCGCAGAATCGGCGGAACGTCTCGCGGACGGACTGCATGCGGTATTCGTCATCTCCGCCGTCATCGCCGTCGCGAGCTGGATCGTTACGCTGCGGATTCCGCAACGGGACTACCGTCAAGCCGAAAGCCGGACGGCTCCGGATTCGAAATAAACGTCGCAACGGCAAACAACCCGGCGGACCGCGCATGGCGCAGGTTCGTCGGGTTTTCCGTTTCGGACGGCCATATGCGGCTATGTTGCGTTAAGCATGAGACGTATGCGGAATCGCTGGCACGGGAAAAAATCCGTCCCCAGTTCCATTCGAGCCACCAATCTGACGACATGCGCATCCTTGTGCGGTTTTGCAGATGCGTCGGCATTCTTGAATGTGCCGCTTGCCCAATCTGCGAGGCATCCGTGCTCCAAGCACCGGGCGCCTCTGCTTCCCGACAAAAAAAATCCCTTGCTGCGCAAGGGATTCCTTGTATGCGGTCGGTGGGATTTGAACCCACACGGGCTTGCGCCCGCCACCCCCTCAAGATGGTGTGTCTGCCGTTCCACCACGACCGCGTATATGAAGAGTGAGCCATGTAGGACTCGAACCTACGACACCCTGATTAAAAGTCAGGTGCTCTACCAACTGAGCTAATGGCTCGTACATGACCCGTAGGGGATTCGAACCCCTGTTACCTCCGTGAAAGGGAGGTGTCTTAACCCCTTGACCAACGGGCCACAGCACTTGTTTTTTCTCTGTCGTTTTTGGCGACAGGTGTTATTATATCTCATGGTCTTGAAGTGTGCAAGCATTTTTTAAAAAAAATTTTTGGTTCCGTTCGACGGCGTTTTTTGACATCTTTTGCGGTTGTCCCGCCTGTGTTATGCTGGGTCCGAAATGCTTTTCCCGATACGAACATTTATGAATACATACCGTGGAAAGGAGTTCGTTTCATGTCCTTTTTTTCAAAACGCAAGCCGGCCGTCCTGTCGATCGCCCTTGCCGGCTTGCTCGCCTTTGGCGGCGCCATACCGGCCAGCGGCGCTTCTTCCGTCGAGAGCGAGGCGGGGGTCAAGGTGTCCTACAAAGGAAAAACGTTCAGCGTCAATCTCGTCACCATCGACCTGACCGACCCTACCCTCGAAGTTGCTCCGGCAATGTCGGCGGGAGGAATCGGGCACGACGAACCGTTCGGCAACATCATCGCCCGCGAAAACGCCGTAGCCGCCATTAACGGCACCTTTTTCAACGCCTATGAGAAAAATCCGTACATCCGCTATCCGAACGGCGCGCTGCTGGAAGACGGTGAGTTGATCCATTCGGGCGAAAATCAAACCCTGTTCATCGGCCCGGATAAAGTGCCGGACATCGACTTGATCGACCTCGATGTCACCGTGCATGTCCGCGAAGGCGGCGGAACGTACGCGGTTAAACCTTGGGGCGTAAACAAATATTATGGGGAAAGCAATATCGATCAGGTCGTCCTGTATACCGACGATTTCGGAGGATGGGTCGGATTCCCGAACGGTACGAAAGCCGTCATCGAAGACGGGGCGATCACGCGCATTACGACGGATTCCGTCCCTGTCCCGAAAGACGGATACGTGCTCTTCGTCGGCCACAGCAACAACAACAAAACGTACGTGATCCCCAAGCTTGACGTAACCGATCCCGTCCGGATCGACCTGAACGCCACGAACGGCAGCGGCCAATCGCTGGACGCCAGATCCTGGCTTGCGGCGATCGGCGTCGGCCCGAAGCTGGTGACAAACGGCGCGATGGATCTGAATTTTTCCCGGGACGGATTCACGGACCCCAAGATCACCTCCGCTTCGGCCGCCCGCAGCTTCGTAGGCGTGGACCGCTACGACCGCCTCGTGTTCGGCACCGTATCCGCCGCGACGATGGAGCAGCTCGCGGGAATCGCGATTCAGCTCGGCTTGAAGGAAGCGATGAACATGGACGGCGGAGCCAGCTCGGGCTTGTACGCGAATGGCCGGATGCTGACTTCGCCCGGGCGCGAATTAAGCAACGCGTTGGTCGTGCGCAAGCTGGACAAGCCTAAAGTGCAGATCGCCATCGACGGACGCTACATTCCCGATTTCAAAGGTTTTATCGAGCGGGAGACGACGATCGTTCCGATTCGTCCTTTTATTACGGCCCTGAACGCCGATTTCCATTGGGACGCGGCCACGAAGACGGCAACCATCTCGCACGGCGGCGTCACGCTGAAATTGCAGGACGGCGCTTCGAGCGCGATCGTAAACGGCAAAAAAGTGTCTGTCCCCGTGCCGCTTAAAATTCATGCGGATAGCCGCATGTACGTCCCGCTCCGATTCGTGGCCGAGTCGCTGAACGCGACGGTCGGCTGGGACGCCAAGCTGTACCGGGCGAACATTACACTGCCGTAACAAACATAGCGGCCCCTCACGACCCCTCTTGCGGCGCTCCGCGCACGCCTCGCCAGGCTTGCGTCGGGGCGCTTTTGTTACCCTCGCCAAATCCGGTTACGCCGTTGCTTCCTTCCGCAAAGACAAAGAAACCGCAACCCATATCGGATTACGGTTTCTATCGGACGGAGAGAGAGGGATTCGAACCCTCGCACCGCTTACGCAGTCTAACCCCTTAGCAGAGGGTCCCCTTGAGCCACTTGGGTATCTCTCCATAAAAAGATGGCTCCCCGAACAGGACTCGAACCTGTGACAACTCGGTTAACAGCCGAGTGCTCTACCGACTGAGCTATCGGGGAATGCCTTTTTAAGATATCATGAACGCGCCTTTCGAGTCAAGCGGAACCCAGTTCGATCAGCACCAGTTTTCCTCTGCATTTGCCGCAGGCGTATTTGGACGGATTCATGCGGCGCTTGCGCAAATATTCGAGGCCGCACGCTTTGCAGACCAGCTTGTAGCGGAACGGTCTCGCTTGGCGGGGCCGTTCGTCCAGCCGCCGGCAGTACCGGCTTCCCCCGACCTGCGCGAGCAGCCGCTTGAAATCTTCGTCCCGATGCCGGTATCCCCTGCGCGTCAAATGCAAATGATAATGGCAAAGCTCGTGCTTGATGATGGCCTCGACCTCGGCGGGTCCGTATGCGGCATATTGCTTCCAGCTAATCTCGATATGGTGCGATTTCATAAAATACCGGCCGCCGGTCGAGCTGAGCCTCCGGTTAAACGTCGCCCGGTGACGGAACGGACGTCCGAACCAGCGCAGGGAAATGCGTTCCACCCAAGCCTGCAAATCCGAATCGGTCACATCGAGACTCCAGCCCCGCGAGCTTTCGTTCAAGCCTGCCGCATCCGCTTCCTTCGGATTGCGTATCGATTGCGATTCCATGGCGCGAGACTCCTTTCCGGATCGACTTGTCACTTGAATTTGTACCCTTTGATGGGCTACACTGTCAAGTAGAACTTGGCCCCGGAAAAGGAGAAACGTTCCCATGACGCATACAGACGCCCGCATGAGATACAATCTGTTTCAACTGGACGACAAGCTGGAGATCGTCGAAATGCCCGCTTCCCACGCCTACCAGTTGACGGCGCTCAACCGCAGGCTGCATAAGGAGATCGACAAACTGACGGCCGGAAATGTGCCGCCGCTGGCGCGTATCGTCGCCGAATGCGACAATCTGGAGCTGTTCGACGAACGGCTGCAAATCGTCAGCGGACTGGAATACATCAACGAGCTGGAGCGGCAATTCGCCTCCATCCAAGAGACGACCTATCCTCTGATCTCGCTGCTGACCGAGATTCGCGCCCTGCAAGCGCAGCTTGAGCAGTGGTACGAGGAAGAGTACGGCGCGTAGGACCTGCACGAGCCGCCATCCCCCTACATAAGATAGCAGTACATCTTGCGGCTCAACATGGAAAGGGGATGGAACGATGCCGCAATGGCTCTGCAATCAGTTGTCCCGCGCCTTCTATAAGAAGGACCTGCGTCAAATTCGGCTGCTGAACGACTGCTGGTTTTTTTACCGGAACAAAACGGTCCAATCGTCCCAGCCGGCCAAAGATCGGCAGGCCCACGAATCCTGATCCATACCGGCGAGACCGACAATGATCTTCGGCACTGATCAAACGTCATGCATGCATGACGAAACGCCGTCCGCGAACAAGGACGATACGCCGTTTCGCGCGACAGATCGCGACAGATAAAGAATGGTTGGGAAGCCCGCGGCGACATCCGTTTTTTATCGGCAAAAAAGGCTGCTCCCCGCTTGATGTGATGGGTTCCCCTAAGCCTGCTGCTGCAAGGGGCCCCTCTCATTCATAAAGGGAAGCAGCCTTTTTGATTGATTCCCGCCGGCTAATCCGGTTTGCGCATCGACAGGCCGACCCGGCCTTTTTTCACATCCACATTCAGCACCCAGACGGTTACGACATCCCCGACGGACACCACGTCCAGCGGATGCTTGACAAACCGGTCGCTGAGCTGCGAGATATGGACGAGGCCGTCGTTTTTAACGCCGATGTCGACAAACGCGCCGAAGTCGATCACGTTGCGCACGGTGCCCTTCAGTTCCATGCCCGGCTTCAGATCCTCCAGTTGCAGCACGTCCGTGCGGAAGATCGGCTTCGGCAGCTCGTCCCGCGGATCGCGGCCGGGGCGCATCAGGCTGTCGAGAATATCCCGCAGCGTCGGCACGCCGAGCCCCAGCTTCTCCGACATCTTCTCCGGCGATACGCCGCCCAGCCTCTCCTTGAGAGCCGCCGAGCCCAGCATATCCGTATCCAGCTCCAGCTCCGCGAGCAGCCGCTCCACGGCCGCATACGATTCCGGATGGATCGGGGTGTTGTCGAGCGGCTCGTCGCCGTCCGTAATTCGCAGGAAGCCGACGCATTGCTCGTAAGTTTTCGCCCCGAGCCGGGGCACCTTCTGCAGCTCTTTGCGCGTGCGGAACTTCCCGTTCTCCTCGCGGTACTTGACGATATTTTTGGCGATCGTCGCGTTCACCCCGGCGACGTACGAGAGCAGCGACGGCGATGCGGTATTCACATCGACGCCGACATGGTTTACCGCCGACTCGACGACGGCGCCCAAACTTTCTTCCAGACGCTTCTGCGTCACGTCGTGCTGGTACTGTCCGACGCCGATCGCTTTCGGTTCGATCTTAACCAGCTCCGCCAGCGGGTCCTGCAGCCGGCGGGCGATGGAGATCGCGCTGCGTTCCGCAACGTCCAGCTGCGGGAATTCCTCCTGGGCCAGCTTGGACGCCGAATAGACGCTCGCACCGGCCTCGCTGACGATCACGTATTGCAGATTGCGTCCGGGCAGCTTCTGAATCAGCCCGGCGATAAACGCCTCCGTCTCGCGCGACGCCGTGCCGTTGCCGATGGCGATCAGCCCCACGCGATGCTTGTCGATCAAGCCGGAGAGGATGCGCTCCGCTTCGGCTACCTTGTTATGAGGCGGCGTCGGATACGCGACGGCGATGTCCAGCACTTTGCCCGTTTCGTCCACAACCGCGATCTTGCAGCCCGTCCGGTACGCCGGGTCCACGCCCATCACCGTCCGGCCTCTTACCGGGGGCTGCAGCAACAGGGCACGCAAGTTCTCGGCGAAAATTTTGATCGCCTGCTCCTCCGCCTTTTCCGTCAGTTCGGCCCTCACCTCGCGTTCGATCGAAGGCGCGATCAAACGTTTATACGCGTCTTCGATTACCGCCTCGAGCGTATCCCTGACCGGCCCCGGCCCGCGGACAACCCGCTTGCCGATCCATTCGCGGATGCGCTCCTCGGGCACCTCCAGCTTCACCCGCAGGAATTCTTCCCGCTCGCCCCGGTTGATCGCCAGCACGCGATGCGGCGGGAGCTTCCGGATCGGCTCCCGATAGGCGTAATACATCTCATAGACCGATTCGGCCTCGGCATCCTTCGCTTCCGTAACCATCACGCCTTGGTCGAACGTGAACTTGCGCACCCAGGCCCGGATCGCGGCGTCGTCCGCGAGCTGCTCGGCGATGATGTCCATCGCGCCCTGCACCGCTTCTTCAGCGCTGGATACGCCCTTCTCCCCGTCTATGTATTTCGCCGCCTCCGCATGCAAATCGCCTTGACGCGGCTGCGACCCAATCCACTGCGCCAGCGGCTCCAGACCGCGCTCCTTCGCCACGCTTGCCCGCGTCTTGCGCTTTTGCCGGTAAGGCCGGTACAGATCCTCGACCTCCTGGAGCTTGGTCGCCGCCACGATGCTCTGGCGCAGTTCGTCCGTCAGCTTGCCTTGTTCGTCGATGAGGCGGAGCACCTCCCGCTTGCGCTCCTCAAGCCCGCGG
This genomic window from Paenibacillus thermoaerophilus contains:
- a CDS encoding hydrolase/acyltransferase, encoding MTHTDARMRYNLFQLDDKLEIVEMPASHAYQLTALNRRLHKEIDKLTAGNVPPLARIVAECDNLELFDERLQIVSGLEYINELERQFASIQETTYPLISLLTEIRALQAQLEQWYEEEYGA
- the cmpA gene encoding cortex morphogenetic protein CmpA, encoding MPQWLCNQLSRAFYKKDLRQIRLLNDCWFFYRNKTVQSSQPAKDRQAHES
- a CDS encoding Tex family protein, with amino-acid sequence MQAADGTAAGGADTVRPEADEARTAAEKAQEEDRIRKAIAAELGLPVSKVKAAVELLDEGNTIPFIARYRKEMTGELDETQLRDIEDRLKYARGLEERKREVLRLIDEQGKLTDELRQSIVAATKLQEVEDLYRPYRQKRKTRASVAKERGLEPLAQWIGSQPRQGDLHAEAAKYIDGEKGVSSAEEAVQGAMDIIAEQLADDAAIRAWVRKFTFDQGVMVTEAKDAEAESVYEMYYAYREPIRKLPPHRVLAINRGEREEFLRVKLEVPEERIREWIGKRVVRGPGPVRDTLEAVIEDAYKRLIAPSIEREVRAELTEKAEEQAIKIFAENLRALLLQPPVRGRTVMGVDPAYRTGCKIAVVDETGKVLDIAVAYPTPPHNKVAEAERILSGLIDKHRVGLIAIGNGTASRETEAFIAGLIQKLPGRNLQYVIVSEAGASVYSASKLAQEEFPQLDVAERSAISIARRLQDPLAELVKIEPKAIGVGQYQHDVTQKRLEESLGAVVESAVNHVGVDVNTASPSLLSYVAGVNATIAKNIVKYREENGKFRTRKELQKVPRLGAKTYEQCVGFLRITDGDEPLDNTPIHPESYAAVERLLAELELDTDMLGSAALKERLGGVSPEKMSEKLGLGVPTLRDILDSLMRPGRDPRDELPKPIFRTDVLQLEDLKPGMELKGTVRNVIDFGAFVDIGVKNDGLVHISQLSDRFVKHPLDVVSVGDVVTVWVLNVDVKKGRVGLSMRKPD
- a CDS encoding stalk domain-containing protein: MSFFSKRKPAVLSIALAGLLAFGGAIPASGASSVESEAGVKVSYKGKTFSVNLVTIDLTDPTLEVAPAMSAGGIGHDEPFGNIIARENAVAAINGTFFNAYEKNPYIRYPNGALLEDGELIHSGENQTLFIGPDKVPDIDLIDLDVTVHVREGGGTYAVKPWGVNKYYGESNIDQVVLYTDDFGGWVGFPNGTKAVIEDGAITRITTDSVPVPKDGYVLFVGHSNNNKTYVIPKLDVTDPVRIDLNATNGSGQSLDARSWLAAIGVGPKLVTNGAMDLNFSRDGFTDPKITSASAARSFVGVDRYDRLVFGTVSAATMEQLAGIAIQLGLKEAMNMDGGASSGLYANGRMLTSPGRELSNALVVRKLDKPKVQIAIDGRYIPDFKGFIERETTIVPIRPFITALNADFHWDAATKTATISHGGVTLKLQDGASSAIVNGKKVSVPVPLKIHADSRMYVPLRFVAESLNATVGWDAKLYRANITLP
- a CDS encoding SprT family protein — protein: MTDSDLQAWVERISLRWFGRPFRHRATFNRRLSSTGGRYFMKSHHIEISWKQYAAYGPAEVEAIIKHELCHYHLHLTRRGYRHRDEDFKRLLAQVGGSRYCRRLDERPRQARPFRYKLVCKACGLEYLRKRRMNPSKYACGKCRGKLVLIELGSA